Proteins co-encoded in one Montipora capricornis isolate CH-2021 chromosome 12, ASM3666992v2, whole genome shotgun sequence genomic window:
- the LOC138027475 gene encoding uncharacterized protein — MIFAHLKYPERLVNSTINTFLHSRIVDKQPSQTPKQPRAIVRVVIPFKDQESANYVKKELKNLSIKVQTTVQPVFVSRKIGQDLKVRETKPQIVNQQRVVYRFQCDLCDAGYVGYTRGHLHTRVDGHKQKASSVYKHYHEQHGEVPKDLLRRFSILKKCRNKFDCLVNEMLFIRDLKPTLNVQSDSIRAKVFI, encoded by the exons ATGA TTTTCGCACACCTTAAATACCCGGAACGCTTGGTAAATTCCACCATTAACACCTTCTTACATTCTAGAATCGTTGATAAGCAGCCCTCACAGACGCCCAAACAACCAAGAGCCATTGTTCGTGTGGTCATACCGTTTAAAGACCAGGAATCAGCAAATTATGTTAAGAAAGAGCTCAAGAATCTCAGCATAAAGGTGCAGACAACTGTCCAGCCAGTATTCGTTAGCCGAAAAATTGGCCAAGATCTTAAAGTACGCGAAACTAAGCCACAGATCGTCAACCAACAACGCGTCGTTTAtcgttttcaatgtgacctgtgtgatgcaggttatgtgggCTATACGCGTGGACACTTACACACACGTGTGGATGGacataaacaaaaggcatcttcAGTATATAAACACTATCACGAACAGCACGGCGAAGTCCCAAAAGACCTACTGAGGCGATTTAGCATTCTGAAAAAGTGTAGAAATAAGTTTGATTGTTTGGtgaatgaaatgcttttcatcagAGACCTAAAACCCACTCTGAACGTGCAAAGCGATTCAATTCGCGCAaaagtatttatataa